From a region of the Streptomyces sp. NBC_01454 genome:
- the macS gene encoding MacS family sensor histidine kinase — protein MAARRHGKRPPKVLRMSVELPLWRALTGYRILTLLYTLCLVGLSYRRYAHPLGAAAYMGALTVWMVLTWRRTMSPERCTRQFLVADLAFAVGGILLTPLVDSHARIMGGGPTLPSIWTAGAVLGFAIKGGWRWAAVASSFVAVANLVERQELARDTVHNVVLVWVASVGIGYVVEVARSSERTLARALQIEAATRERERLARDIHDSVLQVLAMVQRRGTEIGGEAADLGRMAGEQEVALRTLVAGGLLPPPGGRPGGAAPTVPHQAGEREREDGPVRLAAAPATSGGGPCDVRALLAPFAGCGVTFSEPGAPVELPAAAAAELAAAVSAALDNVRVHAGEEAHAWILVEDEPEAVLVTVRDDGPGIAEGRLADAEREGRLGVALSIRGRLRDLGGSAQWVSVPGQGTEVELTVPKDGASGASGASEGKRRGKAGA, from the coding sequence ATGGCAGCCCGGCGCCACGGCAAGCGCCCCCCCAAGGTGCTGCGGATGTCCGTCGAACTCCCGCTGTGGCGGGCGCTCACCGGCTACCGGATCCTCACCCTCCTCTACACCCTGTGCCTGGTCGGTCTCTCCTACCGGCGCTACGCGCATCCGCTCGGCGCCGCCGCGTACATGGGTGCGCTGACCGTCTGGATGGTGCTGACCTGGCGGCGCACCATGTCACCGGAGCGCTGCACCCGGCAGTTCCTGGTCGCCGATCTCGCCTTCGCGGTCGGCGGCATCCTGCTCACGCCGCTGGTCGACAGCCACGCCCGCATCATGGGCGGCGGGCCGACGCTGCCGTCCATCTGGACGGCGGGTGCCGTCCTCGGCTTCGCGATCAAGGGCGGCTGGCGCTGGGCCGCGGTGGCCTCCAGCTTCGTGGCGGTGGCCAATCTGGTCGAGCGTCAGGAGCTGGCCCGCGACACCGTCCACAACGTGGTGCTGGTGTGGGTGGCCAGCGTCGGCATCGGCTATGTCGTCGAGGTGGCCCGCTCCAGTGAGCGCACCCTCGCGCGCGCCCTGCAGATCGAGGCGGCCACCCGGGAGCGGGAGCGGCTGGCCCGCGACATCCACGACAGCGTGCTCCAGGTGCTGGCGATGGTGCAGCGGCGCGGTACCGAGATCGGCGGCGAGGCGGCCGACCTCGGCCGGATGGCCGGTGAACAGGAGGTCGCGCTGCGGACCCTGGTCGCCGGCGGGCTGCTGCCGCCGCCCGGCGGCCGGCCCGGTGGCGCCGCGCCCACGGTGCCGCACCAGGCCGGTGAGCGGGAACGGGAGGACGGCCCGGTCCGCCTCGCGGCCGCCCCGGCGACGTCCGGCGGCGGGCCGTGCGATGTGCGGGCGCTGCTCGCGCCGTTCGCCGGCTGCGGGGTCACCTTCTCCGAGCCGGGCGCCCCGGTGGAGCTGCCGGCCGCGGCGGCGGCGGAGCTCGCGGCCGCTGTCAGTGCCGCGTTGGACAATGTCCGGGTGCATGCGGGGGAGGAGGCCCATGCATGGATCCTGGTGGAGGACGAGCCGGAGGCGGTGCTGGTGACCGTCCGCGACGACGGCCCCGGCATCGCCGAGGGCCGGCTCGCCGACGCCGAGCGGGAGGGCCGGCTGGGGGTGGCCCTGTCGATCCGCGGCCGGCTGCGGGATCTGGGCGGCAGCGCCCAGTGGGTCTCGGTCCCCGGCCAGGGCACGGAAGTGGAATTGACGGTTCCCAAGGATGGCGCGTCCGGCGCGTCCGGCGCGTCCGAGGGCAAACGACGGGGGAAGGCAGGCGCGTGA
- a CDS encoding response regulator — MVVDDHPMWRDAVARDLAEAGFEVVATAGDGLQAVRRAQAAAPDVLVLDLNLPGLPGVRVCKELVGARPALRVLVLSASGEHADVLEAVKSGATGYLLKSASTQELLDAVRRTAAGDAVFTPGLAGLVLGEYRRLAAEPAPAAPDEPGAPQLTDRETEVLRLVAKGLSYKQIAERLVISHRTVQNHVQNTLGKLQLHNRVELVRYAIERGLDEA, encoded by the coding sequence ATGGTGGTCGACGACCACCCGATGTGGCGCGACGCGGTCGCCCGGGATCTGGCGGAGGCCGGGTTCGAGGTCGTGGCGACGGCCGGGGACGGCCTCCAGGCGGTGCGCAGGGCGCAGGCCGCGGCGCCCGATGTGCTGGTCCTCGACCTCAATCTGCCGGGGCTGCCCGGCGTGCGGGTGTGCAAGGAACTGGTCGGCGCCCGCCCGGCGCTGCGGGTGCTGGTGCTGTCCGCGAGCGGTGAGCACGCCGATGTGCTGGAGGCGGTCAAGTCCGGGGCGACGGGCTATCTGCTGAAGTCGGCGAGCACCCAGGAACTGCTGGACGCGGTGCGGCGCACGGCCGCCGGCGATGCGGTGTTCACCCCGGGCCTGGCCGGTCTGGTGCTGGGCGAGTACCGCCGGCTGGCGGCCGAACCGGCCCCCGCGGCGCCGGACGAGCCGGGCGCACCGCAGCTGACGGACCGGGAGACCGAGGTGCTGCGCCTGGTCGCCAAGGGGCTCTCGTACAAGCAGATCGCCGAGCGGCTGGTCATCTCGCACCGCACGGTGCAAAACCACGTCCAGAACACCCTCGGCAAGCTCCAGTTGCACAATCGCGTGGAGCTGGTGCGCTATGCCATCGAGCGCGGCCTCGACGAGGCGTGA
- a CDS encoding 6-phosphofructokinase, with amino-acid sequence MRVGVLTGGGDCPGLNAVIRGIVRKGTQEYGYDFVGFRDGWRGPMEGDTVPLDIPAVRGILPRGGTVLGSSRTNPFKENDGVRRIRETLAKEEVEALIAIGGEDTLGVAARLHGEHAIPCVGVPKTIDNDLSATDYTFGFDTAVGVATEAIDRLHTTAESHMRVLVVEVMGRHAGWIALHSGLAGGANVILIPEQRFDIEQVCRWIESRFKVRYAPIVVVAEGAMPKDGQMVLKDDSTDSFGHVRLSGVGEWLAKEIEARTGKEARTTVLGHTQRGGTPSAFDRWLATRFGLHAIDAVRDGDFGMMVALRGTDIVRVPIAEATARLKTVDPALYAEVGVFFG; translated from the coding sequence ATGCGGGTCGGAGTACTGACCGGCGGCGGCGACTGCCCCGGTCTGAACGCGGTGATCAGGGGCATCGTCCGCAAGGGCACCCAGGAGTACGGATATGACTTCGTCGGCTTCCGGGACGGCTGGCGCGGGCCCATGGAGGGCGACACCGTGCCGCTGGACATCCCGGCGGTGCGCGGCATCCTGCCCCGCGGCGGCACGGTCCTCGGTTCCTCACGGACCAACCCCTTCAAGGAGAACGACGGCGTCCGCCGGATCAGGGAGACGCTCGCCAAGGAAGAGGTCGAGGCCCTGATCGCGATCGGCGGCGAGGACACCCTCGGCGTCGCCGCCCGGCTCCACGGGGAGCACGCGATCCCCTGTGTCGGCGTCCCCAAGACCATCGACAACGACCTGTCGGCCACGGACTACACCTTCGGCTTCGACACCGCCGTCGGCGTCGCCACCGAGGCCATCGACCGGCTGCACACCACCGCCGAATCCCATATGCGGGTACTGGTCGTCGAGGTGATGGGCCGGCACGCGGGCTGGATCGCGCTGCACTCGGGCCTCGCCGGCGGGGCGAACGTCATCCTGATCCCGGAGCAGCGCTTCGACATCGAGCAGGTCTGCCGGTGGATCGAGTCCCGCTTCAAGGTCCGCTACGCCCCGATCGTGGTCGTCGCCGAGGGCGCGATGCCCAAGGACGGCCAGATGGTGCTCAAGGACGACTCCACCGACTCCTTCGGGCATGTCCGGCTCTCGGGCGTGGGGGAGTGGCTGGCCAAGGAGATCGAGGCACGGACCGGCAAGGAGGCCCGTACCACGGTCCTCGGGCACACCCAGCGCGGCGGTACCCCCAGTGCCTTCGACCGCTGGCTGGCCACCCGCTTCGGGCTGCACGCCATCGACGCGGTGCGCGACGGCGACTTCGGCATGATGGTCGCGCTGCGCGGTACGGACATCGTCCGGGTGCCGATCGCGGAGGCGACCGCCCGGCTGAAGACCGTCGATCCGGCGCTCTACGCCGAGGTCGGGGTCTTCTTCGGCTGA
- a CDS encoding 2-hydroxyacid dehydrogenase, with protein sequence MEIVAFGVQTDERPILERAFAGRHQIRSLDVTLNRDTAPIAHGYEIVSAGVTADLGADVLQTLAAGGTKMIAQRATGFNNVDLQAAADLGMSVGRVSRYSPYAVAEFAWGLALAVNRRLLMAGHRTRTFDFRLDGLMGRDLRGRTAGVLGTGRIGEAFAEIAHGFGMRLLGWDLAANPRCAELGMEYVSQERLFAEADLITLHVPLVAATRHLVDADALAAMKDDAILVNSSRGGLVDTAALVDTLKAGRLTGVALDVYEEEAAYFYADKSLDVIGDDTLARLMTFSNVLVTSHQAYFTEEAVGQIVEATVANVADYLAHRTNANMLVTRGQLPAVAR encoded by the coding sequence GTGGAGATCGTCGCCTTCGGTGTGCAGACGGACGAGCGGCCGATCCTGGAGCGGGCCTTCGCCGGCCGGCACCAGATCCGCAGCCTGGACGTCACCCTCAACCGCGACACCGCTCCCATCGCCCACGGCTACGAGATCGTCAGCGCGGGCGTCACCGCCGACCTGGGCGCGGACGTGCTGCAGACCCTCGCGGCCGGCGGGACGAAAATGATCGCCCAGCGCGCCACGGGCTTCAACAATGTCGACCTGCAGGCCGCGGCCGACCTGGGAATGAGCGTCGGCCGGGTCTCCCGCTACTCGCCGTACGCGGTCGCCGAATTCGCCTGGGGCCTCGCGCTGGCCGTCAACCGGCGGCTCCTCATGGCCGGCCACCGCACCCGTACCTTCGACTTCCGGCTGGACGGCCTGATGGGCCGTGATCTGCGCGGCCGGACGGCGGGCGTGCTCGGCACCGGCCGGATCGGCGAGGCGTTCGCCGAGATCGCCCACGGCTTCGGGATGCGCCTGCTGGGCTGGGACCTCGCCGCGAACCCGCGGTGCGCCGAGCTGGGCATGGAGTACGTCTCCCAGGAGCGGCTGTTCGCCGAGGCGGATCTGATCACCCTGCACGTCCCGCTGGTGGCGGCCACCCGGCATCTCGTCGACGCCGACGCGCTGGCCGCGATGAAGGACGACGCGATCCTGGTCAACTCCAGCCGCGGCGGACTCGTCGACACCGCGGCCCTCGTCGACACGCTCAAGGCCGGCCGGCTCACCGGCGTCGCCCTCGACGTCTACGAGGAGGAGGCCGCCTACTTCTACGCCGACAAGTCCCTGGACGTCATCGGCGACGACACCCTCGCCCGCCTGATGACCTTCTCGAACGTGCTGGTCACCTCGCACCAGGCGTACTTCACCGAGGAGGCGGTGGGCCAGATCGTCGAGGCCACCGTGGCCAACGTCGCGGACTATCTGGCCCACCGCACCAACGCGAACATGCTGGTCACACGAGGACAGCTGCCAGCAGTTGCGCGGTGA
- a CDS encoding anthranilate synthase family protein has product MHREPDARTAAALVRRLLDPACPPFALLRRRCPGRDGSTVEVLMGEVTEVGRLADIPLGEGVPEAPVTDALALIPFRQIRERGFHVHDDGTPLAVLRPRESAEVPLDEMLAALPARDVRVTGGAFDVDDDAYAEIVGRVVRDEIGTGEGANFVIRRTFQGEIADFSAADALALFRRLLAGERGAYWTYVVHRPGVHTLVGASPEVHVRMSGGTVVMNPISGTYRYPQGGPTAESLLTFLGDRKEVEELSMVVDEELKMMCTVGDRGGVVVGPRLKEMAHLAHTEYELRGRSTLDVREVLKETMFAATVTGSPVQNACRVIERHEPVDSDGRGRGYYAGALALIGRAPGDGPGEGACARTLDSPILIRTADISAGGRLRVPVGATLVRASDPYSEVAETHAKAAGVLSALGVAPAPARPADGGKPPRLADDPRVQAALDARRADLAPFWLRMQTTAPIAELSGEALVIDAEDTFTAMLAHLLRTSGLAVTVRRFDEPGLREAARAHRGPVVLGPGPGDPSDAADPKMRLLRSLTAELVAEHRHGLLGVCLGHELLAAELGLEVVRKEVPFQGAQERIDFFGRQETVGFYNTFTARCDDTTAAELAMHRVELSRDAGTGEVHALRGPGFAGVQFHPESVLTLDGAAITAQLLAAVLV; this is encoded by the coding sequence CGCCGCCGCTGTCCGGGGCGGGACGGCAGCACCGTCGAGGTGCTGATGGGCGAGGTCACCGAGGTCGGGCGGCTGGCCGACATCCCGCTGGGCGAGGGGGTGCCGGAAGCGCCGGTGACCGACGCGCTCGCGCTGATCCCGTTCCGGCAGATCCGCGAGCGCGGCTTCCACGTCCACGACGACGGCACCCCGCTGGCCGTGCTGCGGCCCCGCGAGAGCGCCGAGGTGCCCCTCGACGAGATGCTGGCGGCGCTGCCCGCGCGGGACGTGCGGGTGACCGGCGGGGCGTTCGACGTGGACGACGACGCCTACGCCGAGATCGTCGGGCGGGTGGTGCGGGACGAGATCGGCACGGGTGAGGGCGCGAACTTCGTCATCCGCCGGACCTTCCAGGGCGAGATCGCGGACTTCTCGGCGGCCGACGCGCTGGCCCTGTTCCGGCGGCTGCTGGCCGGTGAGCGCGGCGCGTACTGGACGTATGTGGTGCACCGCCCGGGGGTGCACACACTGGTCGGCGCCAGCCCCGAGGTGCATGTGCGGATGTCCGGGGGCACGGTCGTGATGAACCCCATCAGCGGCACCTACCGCTACCCGCAGGGCGGCCCGACGGCCGAGAGCCTGCTGACGTTCCTCGGCGACCGCAAGGAGGTCGAGGAGCTGTCCATGGTGGTGGACGAGGAGCTGAAGATGATGTGCACGGTGGGCGACCGGGGCGGGGTGGTCGTCGGCCCCCGGCTCAAGGAGATGGCGCATCTCGCGCACACCGAATACGAGCTGCGCGGCCGGTCCACCCTCGATGTGCGCGAGGTGCTCAAGGAGACGATGTTCGCGGCGACGGTCACCGGGTCGCCGGTGCAGAACGCCTGCCGGGTCATCGAGCGGCACGAGCCGGTGGACTCCGACGGGCGGGGCCGCGGCTACTACGCGGGCGCGCTGGCGCTGATCGGGCGGGCCCCGGGCGACGGGCCGGGCGAGGGCGCCTGCGCCCGGACGCTGGACTCCCCGATCCTGATCCGTACCGCCGACATCTCGGCCGGCGGCCGGCTGCGGGTGCCGGTCGGCGCCACGCTGGTGCGCGCCTCCGACCCGTACAGCGAGGTCGCCGAGACGCATGCCAAGGCCGCGGGGGTGCTCAGCGCCCTGGGAGTGGCGCCGGCGCCCGCGCGGCCAGCGGACGGGGGGAAGCCGCCGCGGCTGGCCGACGACCCGCGGGTGCAGGCCGCGCTGGACGCCCGCCGCGCCGACCTCGCGCCGTTCTGGCTGCGGATGCAGACCACCGCGCCGATCGCCGAGCTGAGCGGCGAGGCCCTGGTCATCGACGCGGAGGACACCTTCACCGCGATGCTGGCGCATCTGCTGCGCACCTCGGGGCTGGCGGTCACCGTGCGGCGCTTCGACGAGCCGGGGCTGCGCGAAGCTGCCCGTGCGCACCGGGGCCCGGTCGTGCTGGGCCCGGGGCCGGGCGATCCCTCCGATGCCGCCGACCCCAAGATGCGCCTGCTGCGGTCGCTCACCGCCGAGCTCGTCGCGGAGCACCGGCACGGCCTGCTGGGGGTGTGCCTCGGGCATGAACTGCTCGCCGCGGAGCTGGGGTTGGAGGTCGTCCGCAAGGAGGTGCCCTTCCAGGGCGCGCAGGAGCGGATCGACTTCTTCGGCCGCCAGGAGACGGTCGGCTTCTACAACACCTTCACGGCCCGCTGCGACGACACCACGGCAGCCGAACTCGCCATGCACCGCGTCGAGTTGAGCCGGGACGCCGGGACCGGTGAGGTGCACGCGCTGCGCGGTCCGGGCTTCGCGGGCGTGCAGTTCCACCCCGAGTCGGTGCTGACCCTGGACGGCGCGGCCATCACCGCGCAACTGCTGGCAGCTGTCCTCGTGTGA